The Geobacter metallireducens GS-15 region CCTTCTCTTCACCATCGGCATCGAGTTCTCCCTCAAGGAGCTGATGCGGATCAAGCATCTGGTCTTCTGGGGGGGCGGGATGCAGGTGGGGGTCACCATCCTCATCGTGGCCGCCCTGGCCGTCGCCTTCGGTTCGACGCTCCCCCAGGCCACCTTCTACGGCTTCCTGGTGGCCCTCTCCAGCACCGCCATTCTCATGAAGCTCCTCATGGACAGCGGGGAGATGGACACCCCCCACGGCAAGATGGCCCTGGGCATCTTGATCTTTCAGGACCTCTGCGTGGTGCCGCTCATGCTCTTCACCCCCTTCCTGGCTGGGGCCGGCAATGGCTGGACGGGAATTCTCCTCGTGTCGGCCAAGGCGGTGGCCGTGGTGGTGATCGCCCACTTCGGCTCCCGGTTCGCGGTCCCCTGGCTCTTCGAGCAGGTGGTCAAGAGCCGCAGCCGCGAACTTTTCATCCTGACCATCATCTTCATCGGCTTCGGCACTGCCTGGCTTACGGCACAGGTGGGACTCTCCCTTGCCCTCGGGGCATTCATTGCCGGCCTCGCCATCTCCGAATCGGAGTACAGCCACCAGGCCTTGGGGGACATCATCCCGTTCCGCGACGCCTTCATGAGCCTCTTCTTCATCTCTGTCGGGATGCTCCTGGATCCCTCGGTCATCCTGAAGCAGCCGCTCCTGGTGGGCTCTCTCGTTGTAATCATCCTGGTGGTCAAGTTCCTGGTCACAGGTGGAGCTGCCGTGGCCCTGGGAGTTCCTGCCCGCGTCGGCATCGTTACGGGGCTTGCCCTGGCCCAGATCGGCGAATTCTCTTTTATCCTCTGCCAGACAGGTGTGCAGCACGGCCTGCTCTCCAAGGAGCACTATCAGGTCTTTCTGGCTGCTTCAGTGGCCACCATGGCCCTCACCCCGCTCTGTCTGAAGATCGGCGCCCCGGTTGCCGCATGGCTGGTGCGGATTCTGCCGGCTCCACTGACGCGGGGAAGGGGAGTCCTGCGCGGGAAGGAGAAGAAGGTCACTCTTTCGGACCATGTGATCGTGGTCGGCTTCGGGGTCAACGGCAAGAACCTTTCCCGGGTGCTGAAGGCACAAAAAATTCGCCATGTTATCATCGAGACCAACCCCTTTACGGTATCCGCCGAGAAGAGCAAGGGGACTCGCATCATGTTCGGCGACGCCTCGCGGCCCGAGGTCCTGACCCATGCCGCCGTGGAGCATGCCCGCATCATCGTCATCGCCATTTCCGACGCCGCCGCCAGCCGCCGGGTCGTGGCCCAGGCGCGGCAGATGAGCCCGACGATCCACATCATCGTTCGCACCCGTTATATCCTTGAAATGGAGCCCTTGTACAAAATAGGGGCCAATGAGGTGATCCCCGAGGAGTTCGAAACCTCCATCGAGATTTTCTCGCGGGTCCTGCGCAATTTCCTCGTCCCCCACGACCAGATCGACCACTGCGTTGCCGAGATCCGGCGGGATTCCTACGACATGTTCCGCACCATGAGCCGTCGCCACAGCCACGCCGTCGGCATCGCCGGCTACCTGACCGGCGCCGAGATCGGGAGCTTCCGGGTCAAGAAGGGGGCGCCCCTGGAGGGTGAGAGCCTCCGCCAGGGCACGCTGCGGAGCCGCTCGGGAGCAACACTCCTGGTCATCAAGCGGGGTGACGAAGTGACTCCCAACCCCGATCCGGTCTGGGTGTTGCAGGAGGGTGACATCGTGCTGCTTCTCGGCACGCCGGAACAGTTGGCTGCCGCAGCGCGGCTCTTCGAGGCGCCGACGGTACCCTCGAAGGGGACAGCGGTTTTGGGCGCCCACTGACACACCACAATCAACAGGAGGAAACCATGAAGAAAGTTCTCGTAACCTACTACTCCCGCAGCGGCAACACCGAGAAGATGGCGCGGATGATCGCCGACGGCCTCGCCACGAAGGATGTAGCCGTTGACCTCAGGAAGGTGGAAGAGGTGGAGCTCGACACGCTCCCCTCCTACGACGGCTTCATCGTCGGTTCCCCCAACTACTTCGGCACCATGGCGTGGCCGGTGAAGAAGTTCGTGGACGAGAGCGTCAAGTACTTCAAGAAGCTCGACGGCAAGGCGGCGGCCGCCTTCACCTCCGAGGGGATGATCGGGGGGGGCGGCGACACGGTGGTCCTCGATATCCTCAAGGCATTCCTGATCCACGGTTGCGTCGTCCAGGGGCTCACCTCGGCCGGCCACTACGGTCCCGTGGCCGTTGGGGCTCCCGACGGGCGGATCGCCGACGAGGTCGGTGTACTGGTGGACAAATTCGCGGCGCTCGTGAAAAGGATCTGATGACCGCCGGGGGGCTCCATAACGGCAGCGGGGGGATGGAATCCGCCCGTCACTGCCGGGAGCTGGTCGAGCGGTGGCTCGCTGACGGGAGCTTCGATGCGCGGCTCCCTGAAGTGGTCCGACTGCGCGGCGTTCTCCAGCCCGAGCAGTACCATGCCGAGGGGGACGCCTGGACCCACACCATGCTCGCCATGGAAGCCGTCCCTGACGACGCCGACCCCCGCGTCTTCTGGGGGGTGCTCCTCCACGATATCGGAAAGGCCGAAACCACCGCCTTCATCAAGGGACGGTGGCGCTCCTGGGGGCATGCGGAAGCCGGGGCCGGGGAGGTGTCTGCCATCATGACGCGGCTCGGCTTCCCGCACCTTGCTGCCGACGTGACGTGGCTCGTCAAGCATCACACCTTCCACTTCTCTTGGAACCTGACCCCCGGCGCACGGCTTTCGCCCAAGCAGCGCCGGTTCATGGAGCACCCCCTCTTTCCGCTCCTTCTGGAGGTCTGCGACGCCGACGCCGCCGGCTCCCGGGGAGGGAGCGACAAGGGGGTGAAGATCGGGCAGCTGGCCGACATGTACGCCGACGTCACCAAAGGTTGGGCGGATTCGTGAGGGGGTAGTTCATGAACGGGAAAACAGGGTTCATCGGCATCATCCTTTTGGCGCTGGTTCCGTGGAATGCTGGCGCCACCGAGACCGGCACCATGATCTGCAGAGGGGGGATCGTTTCCATCGGCGACGCCATCCCCGAGGTGCTGCAGAAGTGCGGCCCCCCCGCTTTCTCTTCCCAGCGGGAGCAGGTGGAAGTCGGCGGCAGCGTAAAGCCCGGCGTCAGCCGCACCTACACGAAAGTTTCGGTGGACGACTGGACCTATAACTTTGGACCCAACGAGTTCATGTACCGGGTTATCTTCGAGAATGGCAAAGTAGCGCAGATCGAGAGCCTGGAATGGGGATACTGACGAAGTAAAGTAAACAGAGTTGTTTTTGCCGGAGCCCGTGGTTTACTTCTGAAGAGGAGGTAAGACCCATGGGACGCACCAGCCGCTTTACCCTCCAATCATCGGAAATCACCCCCGAGAGCATCTCTCAGACCCCCTCTACTCCTACAGAATTGACATCCGATCCCCGTTTCCAGGCGGTGGAACGGACCATCAAGCAGTTCCAGTGCCGGGCCGACGCCCTCATTGAGGTGCTCCACGTGGCCCAGGAGGCCTTCGGCTACCTGAGCGACGAGCTCATGGCCCACGTGGCGAGGCAGTTGAAAATCCCCTTCAGCCAGGTCTACGGGGTCGCCACCTTCTACCACTTCTTTTCCCTTGAACCCCGCGGCGCCCATACCTGCGTCGTCTGCACCGGCACGGCCTGCTATGTGAAGCGATCCGCCGAGATCCTTGTGCGCCTTGAGCAGGAGTTCAGGGTCAAGGCCGGCAAGACCACCGAAGACGGTGGCCTCACGCTCTCCACAATCCGGTGCCTTGGTAGTTGCGGCCAGGCGCCAGTCATGGTTCTTGACGGGGAGACGGTGGGACAATGCACCCCCGATTCGGCCGTTGTCGCGGTAAAGGCGCTTCAGGAGAGCGGCCGGCCCCGGCCGAACGATGAGGGAGGGGTGCGGCAGGAGGGGGGAGGGGGGAGAACCCCATGAACAGGGCTGATCTCAGGCATATGGCCGAGGCGGAGCAGGAGCGTCAGGAGCGGTTCCGTTGCCGGATCATGGTCTGCGCCGGTACGCCGTGCCTGTCGGCGGGGGCCCAGACGGTTCTCGATTCCCTGCGGAAGGCGCTGGCCGAGAGCCGCCTTGACGCCGAGATCGAGGCAGTGGCCAGCGGGTGCATGGGGCCGTGCAGCAGGGGGCCCCTCGTCAAGGTACGCCAGCAGGGGAAGAAGGAGATCATCTTCGAGCGGGTCACCCCCGAGCTGGCGCGGCAGATACTCCTTTCCCTCGCCAAGGGGCGCCGGCCGCCGACAGTGTCGGCCCTGCCGCCGGATTTCCCGTTCCTGGCTCGTCAGATGAAGGTGGTGCTGGCCAACAGCGGCTCCATCAACCCCGAGCGGGTCGAGGAATACGTGGCTGCCGGGGGGTACGGCGCCCTGGCCCATGCCCTCCACGAGCTGACCCCCGACGACGTCTGCCGCGAGGTGTCCGTCTCGGGCCTCCGGGGGAGGGGGGGCGCCGGTTACCCCACCGGCGTCAAGTGGAACCTGGCCCGCAAGGCCAACGGCGAGCGGAAGTATGTGGTGGCCAACGGCGACGAGGGAGACCCCGGCGCCTACATGGACCGCTCCATCATGGAGTCGGATCCCCACCGGATCCTGGAGGGGATGGCCTTGGCCGGATACGCCATCGGCGCCGAACAGGGGTTCATCTATGTGCGGGGCGAGTACTACCTGGCG contains the following coding sequences:
- a CDS encoding HD domain-containing protein, producing the protein MTAGGLHNGSGGMESARHCRELVERWLADGSFDARLPEVVRLRGVLQPEQYHAEGDAWTHTMLAMEAVPDDADPRVFWGVLLHDIGKAETTAFIKGRWRSWGHAEAGAGEVSAIMTRLGFPHLAADVTWLVKHHTFHFSWNLTPGARLSPKQRRFMEHPLFPLLLEVCDADAAGSRGGSDKGVKIGQLADMYADVTKGWADS
- a CDS encoding monovalent cation:proton antiporter family protein, with the protein product MSYEVLKDLEILFGLAVFTVVLLRRFMLPSIIGFLATGILAGPYALGLIEDTHQVEQMAEIGVVLLLFTIGIEFSLKELMRIKHLVFWGGGMQVGVTILIVAALAVAFGSTLPQATFYGFLVALSSTAILMKLLMDSGEMDTPHGKMALGILIFQDLCVVPLMLFTPFLAGAGNGWTGILLVSAKAVAVVVIAHFGSRFAVPWLFEQVVKSRSRELFILTIIFIGFGTAWLTAQVGLSLALGAFIAGLAISESEYSHQALGDIIPFRDAFMSLFFISVGMLLDPSVILKQPLLVGSLVVIILVVKFLVTGGAAVALGVPARVGIVTGLALAQIGEFSFILCQTGVQHGLLSKEHYQVFLAASVATMALTPLCLKIGAPVAAWLVRILPAPLTRGRGVLRGKEKKVTLSDHVIVVGFGVNGKNLSRVLKAQKIRHVIIETNPFTVSAEKSKGTRIMFGDASRPEVLTHAAVEHARIIVIAISDAAASRRVVAQARQMSPTIHIIVRTRYILEMEPLYKIGANEVIPEEFETSIEIFSRVLRNFLVPHDQIDHCVAEIRRDSYDMFRTMSRRHSHAVGIAGYLTGAEIGSFRVKKGAPLEGESLRQGTLRSRSGATLLVIKRGDEVTPNPDPVWVLQEGDIVLLLGTPEQLAAAARLFEAPTVPSKGTAVLGAH
- the hoxE gene encoding bidirectional hydrogenase complex protein HoxE, which gives rise to MGRTSRFTLQSSEITPESISQTPSTPTELTSDPRFQAVERTIKQFQCRADALIEVLHVAQEAFGYLSDELMAHVARQLKIPFSQVYGVATFYHFFSLEPRGAHTCVVCTGTACYVKRSAEILVRLEQEFRVKAGKTTEDGGLTLSTIRCLGSCGQAPVMVLDGETVGQCTPDSAVVAVKALQESGRPRPNDEGGVRQEGGGGRTP
- a CDS encoding flavodoxin family protein → MKKVLVTYYSRSGNTEKMARMIADGLATKDVAVDLRKVEEVELDTLPSYDGFIVGSPNYFGTMAWPVKKFVDESVKYFKKLDGKAAAAFTSEGMIGGGGDTVVLDILKAFLIHGCVVQGLTSAGHYGPVAVGAPDGRIADEVGVLVDKFAALVKRI
- a CDS encoding DUF2845 domain-containing protein, whose protein sequence is MNGKTGFIGIILLALVPWNAGATETGTMICRGGIVSIGDAIPEVLQKCGPPAFSSQREQVEVGGSVKPGVSRTYTKVSVDDWTYNFGPNEFMYRVIFENGKVAQIESLEWGY